A window of Cryptomeria japonica chromosome 3, Sugi_1.0, whole genome shotgun sequence contains these coding sequences:
- the LOC131874091 gene encoding uncharacterized protein LOC131874091 — translation MPFGLINAGAMFQRVMDLSFGNLSDKIIVVYLYDLTIFSKKRKHHVRDLRKEGVKVDPQRVEAIQQLSLPSNRNGVRSFFGQVNFLRHFIPDFAETTKYIINIMSEKVDFKWNEEEHTVSRILVQKSEDNEEVPISFMYYILHSHSTVFVPKYVVKSLLTQQDVGINNRASWFSKIQEFNLDIKPTKLVRGKGLCKLMVENKFEEEGTLPLTLFVSHQGSWFTDVAYYLTYGDCPSHLSPREKQNLKLKATNQECSEMHMHGWKSVRNANCSKELPIPSSEGNQFKKQKWKEEDCKQSYFQPPATHLILDLDAEEVQCDMATPMLDADKVLADSNTTTQDSHVLDIRSNAVNATQPPSGDMQSKELTLAPK, via the exons ATGCCTTTCGGATTGATCAATGCAGGGGCAATGTTTCAAAGAGTGATGGACctttcctttgggaatttgagcGATAAGATCATTGTGGTGtatttatatgatttgacaattttttCCAAGAAGAGGAAACATCATGTGCGAGATTTGAGGAAG GAGGGAGTTAAGGTAGATCCACAGAGGGTAGAAGCAATACAACAACTGAGTCTTCCTTCCaatagaaatggagtgaggtccttctttggacaggtgaactttcTAAGACATTTCATTCCTGATTTTGCTGAGACTACTAAATATATCATAAATATTATGAGTGAGAAGGTAGACTTTAAGTGGAATGAggaag AGCATACTGTGTCTAGAATTTTGGTGCAGAAGagtgaagataatgaggaagttcCAATATCCTTCAT GTACTATATACTTCATTCACATTCAACTGTATTTGTTCCAAAATATGTAGTGAAAAGTCTTTTAACTCAGCAAGATGTTGgtatcaacaatagagcatcttggtTCTCTAAGATTCAGGAGTTCAATTTGGATATCAAGCCCACTAAGCTGGTTAGAGGAAAAGGCCTTTGTAAACTAATGGTGGAGAATAAGTTTGAAGAGGAGGGAACTCTGCCCTTAACTCTATTTGTGAGTCATCAGGGTTCCTGGTTCACCGATGTTGCCTATTATCTCACTTATGGAGACTGTCCAAGTCATCTCTCTCCTAGGGAGAAACAAAATTTGAAGTTGAAAGCTACAAA CCAGGAATGTTCTGAGATGCATATGCATGGGTGGAAAAGTGTGAGAAATGCAAATTGTTCAAAG gagttgccgattCCATCCAGTGAGggcaaccagttcaagaagcaaaaATGGAAAGAAGAAGATTGCAAACAAAGCTACTTTCAACCACCTGccactcatctcattcttgatttggatgccGAGGAAGTACAGTGTGATATGGCAACCCCTATGTTAGATGCTGATAAGGTCTTAGCTGACTCAAATACTACTACTCAAGATTCACATGTGCTTGATATCCGGTCCAATGCAGTCAATGCTACACAACCACCTTCAGGAGATATGCAATCTAAGGAATTGACTCTAGCTCCTAAATAG